In one Zobellia galactanivorans genomic region, the following are encoded:
- a CDS encoding family 20 glycosylhydrolase produces the protein MRSKHILYSIAVWLVLLVMPLHFQAQTSGNKRTDDFAVKGFHIDLRIQVMTPQALKDFATELSGFGINTLVMEWEGTYPFKNHATISNKYSYTREEIKDFVAHCDSLGIQVVPLQQSLGHVEYILRNPRYSILKEDRKDISQLCPMQVEANIELFSDLLADLSETHNSDYIHLGGDETYLLGHCSLCKKKVEEEGKSKLFVDHMKMVAEAVIALGKKPIIWADIILKYPEAAAELPEETIFIDWNYGWKTNHFGDVAGLQELGFTFWGSPAIRSHPDNWYGTGWMTHFKNQRDFIPYAREANYKGLFMTSWSTSGVYGFTWDVGYDVMDMVQMRNTYPMAGFRILIASYAHALKTDEPLDIEAFVRDYGKKRFGLNRADSQKLWDFFSANPEPITNGKASKSGSIEEVKERYGKIREAISSVTPSKNIREFGHFKLMADLRMHYLDFKNIEARYNSKGFSVADTPELLKALDQVLKDAKDLDKRFIDLNKGFLYDAELQEQNALRVEPVKGLYDRLAKLK, from the coding sequence ATGAGGTCAAAACATATTTTATATTCGATTGCGGTGTGGCTTGTACTCCTTGTGATGCCCTTGCACTTTCAGGCCCAGACATCGGGGAATAAACGAACGGATGACTTTGCCGTTAAGGGTTTTCATATTGATCTACGGATTCAGGTAATGACCCCCCAGGCCTTAAAGGACTTTGCTACGGAACTTTCCGGTTTCGGAATCAATACCTTGGTGATGGAGTGGGAGGGAACCTATCCCTTTAAAAATCACGCTACCATTTCAAATAAGTACTCCTACACGCGTGAAGAGATAAAAGATTTTGTGGCCCATTGCGATAGTCTAGGCATACAGGTCGTGCCACTTCAACAGAGCTTGGGCCATGTAGAGTATATTCTCAGAAACCCCCGGTACAGCATCTTAAAGGAAGACCGAAAGGATATTTCGCAATTATGCCCCATGCAGGTGGAGGCGAACATAGAGCTGTTTTCGGATCTATTGGCCGATTTGTCGGAAACCCATAATTCCGATTACATACACCTTGGTGGCGATGAGACTTATTTGTTGGGCCATTGTTCCTTGTGTAAGAAAAAGGTAGAGGAAGAGGGAAAGTCGAAATTGTTCGTCGACCATATGAAGATGGTGGCCGAGGCGGTGATCGCCTTGGGAAAGAAGCCGATTATTTGGGCCGATATCATTTTAAAATATCCTGAGGCTGCGGCCGAGTTGCCCGAGGAAACCATTTTTATCGACTGGAACTACGGCTGGAAAACCAATCACTTTGGGGATGTGGCCGGACTTCAAGAGTTGGGCTTCACCTTTTGGGGCTCCCCTGCGATCCGCTCCCATCCCGATAACTGGTACGGAACGGGCTGGATGACCCATTTTAAAAACCAACGGGATTTTATTCCCTACGCCCGGGAAGCCAACTATAAAGGCCTGTTCATGACTTCGTGGTCTACCAGTGGCGTATACGGCTTTACATGGGACGTAGGCTATGATGTGATGGATATGGTGCAAATGCGAAATACCTATCCTATGGCGGGCTTTCGTATTCTTATCGCCAGCTATGCCCATGCCCTGAAAACCGATGAACCCTTGGATATCGAAGCCTTTGTCAGGGATTACGGCAAGAAAAGGTTCGGCTTGAACCGGGCCGATAGTCAAAAACTTTGGGACTTCTTTTCGGCAAACCCCGAACCGATTACCAACGGCAAAGCTTCAAAGAGTGGCAGTATTGAAGAAGTGAAGGAGCGCTACGGAAAGATAAGGGAGGCCATAAGCAGTGTCACGCCCTCAAAGAACATCAGGGAATTTGGACATTTTAAGTTGATGGCCGATTTAAGGATGCACTATCTGGATTTTAAAAACATTGAGGCGCGCTATAACTCCAAAGGGTTTTCCGTTGCCGATACCCCCGAACTGCTTAAGGCCTTAGACCAGGTTTTAAAGGATGCCAAAGACCTCGATAAACGATTTATAGACCTCAATAAGGGATTTCTATACGATGCCGAATTACAAGAGCAAAATGCCTTAAGGGTCGAGCCCGTGAAAGGACTCTATGACCGTTTGGCCAAATTAAAATAA
- a CDS encoding RagB/SusD family nutrient uptake outer membrane protein, translating to MKNYKKILSLILMAGIFSCSDDILDKDPQSGFSASGFYQTSSDAQAGVYGIYDAVQSTFSLNFSFWGEGRADAVDTNHSGDPLLMKQNALNKTMTSARWNNLYETISRANYAIKYVPGVFESGNDFSNQLVGQARALRALSYFYAVRVWGDVPMILEPYESSEQGFFVEKTDKEAILDQIEADLLFAADNCRESFGGERDRLLITQGSAYALLTQVYMWRNKYEEAVDAAEKVMGNSLYSLVGIGDWSKIFSTGFSNESIFEIGYDETQTNNLRVLYALGSDSHYFPSETFRNSFEEGDLRMDLIYDVTAEQPKKIWKFFGQGFNDESPDPSDKNIVMVRLADIMLLKAEAHNKLGQVNEALGLLNTIRTRAGLAELTQDDAISAYGDVESAILHERSIELSFEGHRWFDLVRTGKAIEVMKPINGLSDEANLVWPLHEDALNRNPKLVQNAFY from the coding sequence ATGAAAAATTATAAAAAAATACTTTCGCTCATTCTTATGGCAGGAATATTTTCTTGTTCCGACGATATATTGGATAAGGATCCCCAAAGCGGTTTTTCCGCCTCGGGTTTCTACCAGACCTCAAGTGATGCCCAGGCCGGGGTATACGGTATCTACGATGCCGTTCAATCTACATTTTCCTTGAACTTTTCCTTTTGGGGAGAGGGTAGGGCCGATGCGGTCGATACAAACCACTCGGGCGACCCATTGCTCATGAAGCAGAATGCCTTGAACAAAACCATGACTTCCGCCCGATGGAACAATCTGTATGAAACCATCAGCCGGGCCAACTATGCCATAAAATACGTACCGGGTGTTTTTGAGTCCGGAAACGATTTTAGCAATCAGTTGGTGGGGCAGGCAAGGGCACTCAGGGCCTTGTCTTACTTTTATGCCGTACGTGTGTGGGGCGATGTACCCATGATATTGGAACCCTACGAAAGTTCGGAACAAGGGTTCTTTGTCGAAAAAACGGATAAAGAAGCTATTTTAGACCAAATAGAAGCGGACTTATTGTTTGCCGCTGACAATTGTCGCGAGAGCTTTGGAGGGGAAAGAGATCGCCTCTTGATTACCCAAGGTTCGGCCTATGCCTTGCTTACCCAGGTGTATATGTGGAGGAACAAATACGAAGAGGCCGTAGACGCTGCCGAAAAAGTGATGGGCAATAGTTTGTACTCCTTGGTGGGGATAGGGGATTGGTCAAAGATTTTTTCGACCGGTTTTTCAAACGAAAGCATCTTTGAGATCGGTTACGATGAAACACAGACCAACAATTTAAGGGTGCTTTACGCCTTGGGCTCCGATAGCCACTATTTTCCCAGTGAGACCTTTAGAAATTCCTTTGAGGAAGGCGATTTGAGAATGGACCTTATTTATGATGTGACGGCAGAGCAGCCTAAAAAAATCTGGAAGTTTTTCGGACAAGGGTTCAACGACGAAAGTCCGGATCCCTCCGATAAAAATATAGTAATGGTCCGATTGGCCGATATTATGCTTTTAAAGGCTGAGGCCCATAATAAATTGGGGCAGGTAAATGAAGCTTTAGGACTCTTGAACACTATTCGAACCAGGGCAGGTCTGGCCGAGTTGACCCAAGACGATGCCATAAGTGCCTATGGGGATGTGGAATCGGCCATTTTACACGAGCGGTCCATAGAGCTTTCCTTTGAAGGACACCGTTGGTTCGACCTAGTGCGGACCGGTAAGGCCATTGAGGTGATGAAGCCGATCAATGGTTTAAGTGATGAAGCCAACTTGGTGTGGCCATTGCACGAAGACGCCCTAAATAGAAACCCTAAACTCGTACAGAACGCTTTTTACTAG
- a CDS encoding glycoside hydrolase family 16 protein yields the protein MLRKGMFGLFVVLDLFALKACSGPEGPQETPVQQSNRIIEFSGHQWLVRNSNNDKQGPGPNYFLDSEENVWVDDEGRLHLKIIKKEGIWYCSGISLLRSHGYTKYVMYASSRLDQIDENAVAGFFVYGNDTEEIDIEFSKWSKTENDNSQFAVQPSSVVDNKFRFNMEMENGLSTHFFDWKPDRIEFASFNGHVDVSLEEPLNHWVYKGADIPPDKEERLKINLWLFKGSSPSNNQEVEIIIDRIEIL from the coding sequence ATGTTACGAAAAGGTATGTTCGGTCTTTTTGTAGTACTTGACCTTTTTGCCCTTAAAGCCTGTAGTGGCCCGGAAGGCCCCCAAGAAACACCGGTTCAACAATCGAATCGGATCATCGAGTTTTCCGGGCACCAATGGCTGGTCCGTAATTCAAATAATGATAAGCAGGGGCCAGGCCCCAACTACTTCTTAGACTCCGAAGAAAATGTCTGGGTAGACGATGAGGGGCGCTTGCACTTGAAGATTATCAAAAAGGAAGGCATTTGGTATTGTTCCGGAATAAGCTTGCTACGGTCGCACGGGTATACCAAGTATGTTATGTATGCCTCGAGTAGGCTGGATCAAATCGATGAGAATGCGGTCGCGGGATTTTTCGTGTACGGAAACGATACCGAGGAAATAGATATCGAATTTTCGAAATGGTCTAAAACCGAGAATGACAATTCGCAGTTTGCCGTACAGCCGTCTTCAGTGGTTGACAACAAGTTCCGGTTCAATATGGAAATGGAAAATGGCTTGTCGACCCACTTTTTCGATTGGAAACCCGATCGTATCGAATTTGCCAGTTTCAACGGGCATGTCGATGTAAGTTTAGAAGAACCCCTAAATCACTGGGTGTACAAGGGTGCCGATATTCCGCCCGACAAGGAAGAAAGATTAAAAATAAACTTATGGCTTTTTAAAGGAAGTAGTCCATCGAACAACCAAGAGGTCGAAATCATTATCGACAGAATCGAAATTTTATAG
- a CDS encoding sodium:solute symporter family protein produces MQLLDWIVLSLYFLMLLSIGLWSYFRVKNAADFYTAGGNLPWWLSGISHHVSGYSGAVFVAYAGIAYTHGFSLYVWWAFTVGLATLLAAFYIAPRWSRLRIFSGIQSPTEYLLKRYDLKTQQLIAWSGAIIKIFDTGGKLAAIAVLLNVFSGSSITFGIILVGTISLVYITIGGLWADVWNDFGQFIVQLLAGTTMFVMIIMKLDDGIAGIFTMWDRLPAENSNFFNSPYTFGFVIVILIINFFSYSGGTWNLATRFISSTSGETAKKAAILSSILYFIWPLVLFYPMFASPLFLENLADPTLSYGMMVKQFLPTGLVGLVLASLFANTLSMTASDSNTVSAVISRDILPVLFPAIRTYDSKQLLQLARLTTFCFTMLTIVVALNSSHFGGVFGLIISWFGALLGPISIPMILGLLPVFAKSDGRAALISIVGGLVTFILLKIFPIDSFGLEIGAPTLVSFFLFALYGFLNKGEVPEEVLELHKNLAKTDKN; encoded by the coding sequence ATGCAGCTACTCGATTGGATTGTTTTATCATTGTATTTTTTAATGCTTTTGTCCATTGGCCTATGGTCTTATTTTCGGGTAAAGAACGCTGCCGACTTTTACACGGCCGGGGGGAATTTACCCTGGTGGCTATCGGGTATCTCGCATCATGTTTCCGGTTATAGTGGGGCCGTGTTCGTGGCTTATGCCGGTATTGCCTATACCCACGGCTTTAGTCTCTATGTGTGGTGGGCCTTTACGGTGGGCCTTGCTACCCTCCTGGCCGCATTCTACATTGCGCCCCGTTGGTCGAGGCTGCGGATTTTCTCCGGGATACAATCCCCTACGGAATACCTCTTAAAGCGCTACGACCTAAAAACCCAACAGTTGATCGCCTGGTCGGGGGCCATCATAAAAATCTTCGACACAGGGGGAAAACTTGCCGCCATAGCCGTTCTACTGAATGTGTTCAGCGGAAGCTCCATAACCTTCGGGATTATCTTGGTGGGTACTATTTCCCTCGTATATATAACCATAGGGGGGCTCTGGGCGGATGTGTGGAACGATTTCGGACAGTTTATCGTACAGCTGCTTGCCGGAACCACCATGTTCGTCATGATCATTATGAAATTAGATGATGGTATCGCAGGTATCTTTACGATGTGGGATCGCTTACCTGCCGAAAATTCCAACTTTTTTAATAGCCCCTATACCTTTGGCTTTGTCATCGTTATCTTGATCATCAACTTTTTTAGCTATAGCGGGGGCACTTGGAACCTGGCTACGCGTTTTATCTCGTCCACTTCGGGGGAAACGGCAAAGAAGGCGGCCATTCTATCGTCCATACTCTATTTTATTTGGCCCTTGGTCTTGTTCTACCCCATGTTCGCCTCGCCTCTTTTTCTAGAGAACCTGGCGGATCCCACACTTTCTTACGGAATGATGGTAAAGCAATTTCTCCCTACGGGCTTGGTCGGACTCGTTCTTGCTTCACTTTTTGCGAATACCCTGTCTATGACGGCATCGGACTCAAATACGGTTTCCGCCGTTATCAGTCGTGATATTCTTCCGGTCTTGTTTCCCGCCATAAGGACATACGATAGTAAACAACTATTGCAATTGGCGAGATTGACAACTTTTTGTTTTACGATGCTTACCATTGTAGTAGCCTTGAATTCCAGTCATTTTGGGGGTGTTTTCGGCTTGATCATCAGTTGGTTCGGCGCCCTCTTGGGTCCCATCTCCATCCCTATGATCCTAGGCCTGTTGCCCGTTTTCGCGAAAAGCGATGGAAGGGCGGCCCTGATATCCATTGTGGGCGGTTTGGTGACCTTTATACTTCTTAAAATATTTCCCATAGATTCCTTTGGCCTAGAGATCGGTGCCCCTACCTTGGTTTCCTTCTTTTTGTTTGCGTTATACGGATTTTTGAACAAGGGCGAAGTACCGGAAGAAGTATTGGAATTGCATAAAAATTTGGCGAAGACGGATAAAAACTAA
- a CDS encoding 6-phosphogluconolactonase: protein MLDYAKKINVFPSRTEAGTAAGKAIEKHILKLQERQEVVRIIFAAAPSQDAMLEYLAQSRSIRWDKIIALHMDEYIGLPQGAQQHFSKYLEDHLFSKVGLKERFLINPHTDLDEELDRYSKLVNEGPIDMVCAGIGENGHIAFNDPPVAHFDDPETVKIVTLDEGCRQQQVNDGCFANLDQVPEKALTLTIPALMRGEKLFCIVLGAKKSEAVKNSLLGPITTECPASILATHANCEYYFDEDAYQGVVKVSS, encoded by the coding sequence ATGCTAGATTACGCAAAGAAAATTAATGTCTTTCCTTCTAGGACCGAAGCAGGTACAGCTGCCGGGAAAGCAATTGAAAAACATATCCTAAAATTGCAGGAAAGACAAGAGGTGGTACGTATTATTTTTGCCGCCGCGCCTTCGCAAGATGCCATGTTGGAGTACTTGGCGCAATCCCGATCCATTCGGTGGGATAAAATCATCGCCCTGCATATGGACGAGTACATCGGGTTGCCCCAAGGGGCACAACAACACTTTTCCAAATACCTCGAAGACCACCTTTTTTCTAAAGTAGGCCTAAAGGAGCGGTTTTTGATAAACCCCCATACGGATTTGGACGAAGAGCTCGACCGATATTCAAAACTGGTCAACGAAGGCCCGATAGATATGGTTTGCGCTGGTATTGGCGAGAATGGCCATATTGCATTTAATGACCCCCCGGTAGCCCATTTTGATGACCCCGAAACGGTCAAGATTGTAACCCTTGACGAGGGATGTCGCCAGCAACAGGTGAACGATGGCTGTTTCGCCAACTTGGACCAAGTGCCTGAAAAGGCCTTGACCTTGACCATTCCCGCCCTAATGAGGGGCGAGAAGCTGTTCTGTATTGTTTTGGGCGCTAAAAAGAGCGAAGCGGTAAAAAACTCCTTGTTGGGGCCGATCACTACCGAATGTCCGGCTTCGATATTGGCAACACATGCCAATTGCGAATATTATTTCGATGAGGATGCCTACCAAGGGGTGGTAAAGGTGTCGAGTTAA
- a CDS encoding CBM96 family carbohydrate-binding protein: protein MKNHIIKFTKPVLLAAVFIGGVYSCEIQENFDYQESGIDGKLEISAWEFIKRDTSLSMFESAIVRAELQGFFSDSETRTFIAPTNTAFSEYLETNSYASIDDVPLPILRNALKYHIVNDKVLFTDPKLFENNKPLPYSTENGQTMYLSHNSNFIGLINEGTSKQWEIYSSNIEPLGDVVHVVNSIVYFSAPSGDLNVPDPTVKTDTIYPIHDTYVNGGSQSGVNFGSDVLLKVKNVDGNGDYDRKAFLMFDLNDFDEEGVITDIKLEIAVKFTHAKGVALDLYAVQDTLWNEMGLTFDNATFPTDDPIASLTTTKVSTFNYDLTDYVTGLGGMQRVAFMLDGEAGTNETDEFGSKENTDFNMPMLIATLGSGNSFLELEKNNGFSVNTGEAFVWNSDVLEISGASNGDIIYTVEGIPQNGWLIKGAQTLQVGDKFTQQDIDLMNLVYINNGSGSADQIDLSAKDRVGSVIEPFTLEILIQ, encoded by the coding sequence ATGAAAAATCATATCATAAAATTCACAAAACCCGTTCTCCTTGCCGCTGTTTTCATAGGTGGGGTTTACAGCTGTGAGATCCAAGAAAACTTTGATTATCAAGAGTCGGGTATAGACGGTAAGTTAGAGATTTCCGCTTGGGAATTTATTAAAAGGGATACCTCCTTGTCCATGTTCGAAAGCGCCATAGTACGAGCGGAATTACAGGGCTTCTTTAGCGATAGCGAAACGAGGACCTTTATAGCGCCTACCAATACCGCTTTTTCCGAATATCTAGAGACGAATTCCTATGCATCTATAGACGATGTGCCTTTGCCTATTTTGCGCAACGCCCTCAAATACCACATTGTAAATGATAAGGTATTGTTTACCGACCCGAAGCTGTTCGAGAACAATAAGCCTTTGCCCTATAGCACCGAGAACGGGCAAACCATGTATTTGTCGCATAACAGTAACTTTATTGGACTTATCAATGAAGGTACGAGCAAACAATGGGAGATTTACAGCTCGAACATAGAGCCTTTGGGCGATGTGGTACACGTGGTAAATTCCATAGTGTATTTTTCGGCCCCTTCAGGCGATCTGAACGTTCCTGATCCCACCGTAAAAACCGATACCATTTATCCCATACACGATACCTACGTCAACGGTGGAAGCCAGTCTGGGGTCAATTTTGGTTCCGATGTGCTTTTAAAGGTCAAGAATGTCGATGGTAACGGCGATTATGATAGAAAGGCCTTTTTAATGTTCGATTTGAACGATTTTGACGAAGAAGGCGTAATTACCGATATAAAACTTGAGATAGCGGTAAAGTTCACCCATGCCAAAGGGGTGGCCTTGGATCTCTATGCCGTACAGGATACGCTGTGGAACGAAATGGGACTCACCTTTGACAATGCCACCTTCCCTACCGATGACCCGATAGCCAGTCTTACGACCACCAAGGTGAGCACGTTTAACTATGACCTAACGGATTACGTGACCGGTTTGGGCGGTATGCAACGTGTGGCCTTTATGCTAGACGGTGAGGCGGGTACCAACGAAACGGACGAATTTGGTTCTAAGGAAAATACCGATTTTAATATGCCCATGTTGATCGCCACCCTAGGTTCGGGCAACAGTTTTCTTGAATTGGAGAAAAACAATGGTTTTAGCGTAAACACGGGTGAAGCTTTTGTATGGAATTCCGATGTTCTTGAAATCTCGGGGGCTTCCAACGGTGATATCATTTATACCGTAGAAGGGATACCTCAAAACGGATGGTTGATCAAAGGGGCACAAACCTTGCAGGTGGGTGATAAGTTTACCCAGCAAGATATCGATTTGATGAACTTGGTCTACATCAATAACGGATCGGGTAGTGCGGATCAGATTGATTTATCGGCCAAAGACAGGGTTGGGTCGGTCATAGAACCGTTCACCTTGGAAATCCTTATTCAGTAA
- a CDS encoding SusC/RagA family TonB-linked outer membrane protein — protein sequence MSKKSKSDRSHFGSREFFLKTGILWVMLFFLHGFGFSQELRIVGKITDQESGEPLIGVSVVEKGTTNGVASDFDGKYIIKVNSPEAVLSFSSMGYRAVEIQVGEKEELDLALQLVANQLDEFVVVGYGKKKKRNLTGSVVSVGVEDIAQTNQQDALSILQGRAAGVQIVSNSGAPGGGMTVRVRGNSSLNSGNSPLYVIDGVPVESNSLSSLNGTENFGLNPLSDINPNDIESIEVLKDAASTAIYGSRAANGVVMITTKRGKEGKGQVNISFTSGTSQITRKLSVLNASQYRQVIIDSYLNMDNPVEPNWTVIDSLNPKNNGDVDWQEELLRVAPQYKVDVSVQGGSENAKYSWSSSFLDQDGIILNSNYKRVTSRLNVDFDVSDRFKIGQSISYTNGVNNRINAGGTGNLSVVRELLIRPPSYAMYLPDGSLNGYQFGKRNPVGLAEYATHLNKTNRVIGNQYGEFTFFEGLKLRSNLNLDFLNMKEDEFLPSSLDYREGYNSGATSSLNNLTWGNETFLTYDKAFDKGHNLNALAGFSFQEWNYERTGLEGMFFPSDNVITLNAAGTISGQEANIHTQHSMLSYFGRLSYDYKGKYLLEMNLRADGSSRFGKDNRFGYFPSASVGWRFSDENIFENVNFLSDGKLRFSAGQTGNEAIGNYTSQGEFLVGTNYLGYSGASPSVMPNSGLTWETTTQYNAGLDLSFMNNRLTVNADVYLKETNDLLYNVPIPRTSGFAYSTQNIGSIENKGVELLISTRNLVGDFKWDTNFNISTNRNVVKDLPDDLLTNGYIQNGTYHILQEGLPIGTFYGWKFNGVYARDEDNVNGITNGALGKVFKGGDPIWNDLNGDNIIDEDDREVIGDAQPDFFGGITNNFSYKNFSLGVFMQFSYGNDIYSEINHQRNSVVRYNNLSTDALDRWREQGDVTDFPKPVRDDPMQSDSRVQSRWVEDGSYLKLKNVNLRYSFPSKLISSFGLSKLDVFVTASNLITWTKYTGFDPDVNSYNGLRAGIDEGSYPQSRTIMTGLNFQF from the coding sequence ATGAGTAAAAAAAGTAAATCCGATCGTTCGCATTTCGGTAGTCGAGAGTTCTTCTTAAAGACTGGTATTCTTTGGGTGATGTTGTTTTTCCTTCATGGTTTTGGCTTTTCGCAAGAGCTTCGGATAGTAGGGAAAATTACCGACCAAGAGAGTGGTGAACCTCTTATCGGGGTCAGTGTCGTGGAGAAGGGAACCACAAATGGGGTGGCTTCCGACTTTGATGGAAAGTATATAATAAAAGTAAATTCCCCTGAAGCCGTATTGAGCTTTTCTTCTATGGGTTACCGAGCTGTAGAGATCCAAGTGGGTGAAAAGGAAGAATTGGACCTTGCTTTACAGCTGGTAGCCAATCAACTCGACGAGTTCGTCGTGGTAGGCTACGGTAAAAAGAAGAAGCGGAACTTGACGGGTTCAGTGGTGTCCGTCGGTGTGGAAGATATTGCCCAGACCAACCAACAGGATGCTTTGAGCATTTTACAAGGACGGGCCGCTGGGGTACAGATCGTTTCCAATTCCGGGGCGCCCGGTGGCGGTATGACGGTAAGGGTCAGGGGGAATTCTTCCTTGAACTCGGGAAACTCCCCATTGTACGTGATAGACGGGGTACCCGTTGAATCGAATTCCCTTTCTTCGTTGAACGGAACGGAAAACTTCGGTTTGAACCCGCTTTCCGATATCAATCCCAATGACATTGAATCCATCGAGGTTCTGAAAGATGCGGCTTCTACCGCAATTTACGGTTCCCGTGCCGCAAACGGCGTGGTGATGATTACGACCAAAAGGGGAAAGGAAGGCAAAGGCCAGGTGAATATCAGTTTTACATCGGGTACGAGCCAGATTACGAGAAAGCTCAGTGTCTTGAACGCCTCCCAGTACCGACAGGTGATTATAGATTCTTACCTGAATATGGACAATCCCGTTGAGCCGAACTGGACGGTCATTGATTCCTTGAACCCTAAAAACAATGGTGATGTCGATTGGCAAGAAGAATTGTTGCGGGTCGCGCCACAATATAAGGTAGACGTATCGGTACAAGGTGGTTCGGAGAATGCTAAGTATTCATGGAGTTCTTCCTTTTTGGATCAAGACGGTATCATCCTAAATTCCAACTACAAAAGGGTGACCTCGCGCTTAAATGTTGATTTTGATGTTTCCGACCGATTTAAAATTGGTCAGAGCATTTCCTATACGAACGGGGTGAACAACCGAATAAACGCGGGGGGAACGGGTAACTTAAGTGTGGTCCGTGAACTCTTGATCAGACCGCCATCCTATGCCATGTATTTGCCCGACGGTTCTTTGAACGGGTATCAATTTGGAAAAAGAAATCCCGTAGGTCTCGCCGAATACGCAACGCATTTGAACAAGACCAATAGGGTAATCGGTAACCAATACGGTGAATTTACCTTTTTTGAAGGATTGAAGTTGCGCAGTAACCTGAACTTAGACTTCCTCAATATGAAGGAAGACGAGTTCCTTCCATCTTCCTTAGATTATCGGGAAGGCTACAATTCTGGGGCGACCAGCTCGCTCAACAACTTGACTTGGGGCAACGAAACGTTTTTGACCTATGACAAGGCCTTCGACAAGGGGCATAACCTTAACGCCTTGGCGGGCTTTAGTTTTCAGGAATGGAACTATGAGCGTACCGGCCTTGAGGGAATGTTTTTTCCTAGTGATAACGTCATCACCTTAAATGCGGCGGGAACCATTTCCGGACAAGAGGCCAACATCCATACCCAACACTCCATGTTGTCGTATTTCGGAAGGTTGTCCTACGATTACAAAGGCAAGTACTTGCTGGAGATGAACCTGAGGGCCGATGGTTCTTCGCGTTTTGGTAAGGATAACCGTTTCGGTTATTTTCCTTCGGCTTCCGTGGGATGGAGGTTCTCCGATGAGAATATATTTGAAAACGTAAATTTCCTTTCCGATGGAAAATTAAGGTTTAGCGCAGGACAGACGGGTAACGAAGCCATAGGAAACTATACTTCCCAAGGTGAATTTTTAGTGGGCACCAATTATTTGGGGTATTCCGGGGCATCGCCATCGGTAATGCCGAATTCTGGACTCACCTGGGAAACCACTACCCAATACAATGCGGGCCTGGACCTGTCTTTTATGAACAACAGGCTCACGGTCAATGCGGATGTCTACCTAAAGGAAACGAACGATTTGTTGTACAACGTACCTATACCTAGAACTTCTGGTTTCGCTTATAGCACGCAGAATATAGGAAGCATTGAAAATAAAGGGGTAGAACTCCTGATTTCTACGCGTAACTTGGTAGGTGACTTTAAATGGGATACCAATTTTAATATCAGCACCAACCGTAACGTGGTAAAAGATTTGCCCGACGACTTGTTGACCAATGGATATATACAGAACGGAACCTATCATATCTTACAGGAGGGATTGCCGATAGGTACCTTCTACGGATGGAAGTTCAACGGGGTATATGCCCGTGATGAGGACAATGTAAACGGTATTACCAACGGGGCCCTGGGCAAGGTGTTCAAAGGGGGCGACCCTATATGGAACGACCTTAACGGCGACAATATCATTGATGAAGACGACCGTGAGGTTATCGGGGATGCCCAGCCTGATTTTTTTGGGGGGATCACGAACAACTTTAGCTATAAAAACTTTAGTCTTGGCGTCTTTATGCAGTTCTCTTATGGCAATGATATTTATAGCGAGATCAACCATCAAAGAAATTCAGTGGTCCGCTATAACAACCTTTCTACCGATGCACTCGATAGATGGCGTGAACAGGGCGATGTTACCGATTTTCCAAAACCGGTTCGCGACGACCCTATGCAATCCGATAGTCGGGTACAGAGCCGATGGGTAGAAGATGGTTCTTATTTAAAGCTAAAGAACGTCAACCTGCGCTATAGCTTCCCTTCTAAGTTGATCAGTTCATTCGGACTTAGTAAACTTGATGTGTTCGTAACGGCGTCCAATTTGATTACTTGGACAAAGTATACCGGTTTTGATCCGGACGTAAACTCTTATAATGGCCTGCGCGCCGGTATTGACGAGGGGTCCTACCCACAGAGCCGTACCATCATGACAGGATTAAACTTTCAATTTTAA